The region gcaggcctaagccagcaggacgttatctcccgaggggccccagactgcaagagggcacaggccgggctgagggactccccctcccccccgagtgcataaatttttgtgcactgggcctctagtctacactaataaaagagaaagatgcaaattaaccatcactccacaactccactacacccacaagccacgcccaccagccaatcaggagtgagatttcaaattaacccaactaagatggagGCGGTcaaggagctggagcgagcaggaggcttgggttgctcccggcaatggaggaagctaagcttccctccttccctggcccGCCCTGGGCTCCGTTCAAGgctaaagtttcaattatagaagataaataaatcccagataccttctttcatcccgccctggcctccactcaagtaggcattaaaaaaaaaaaaaaaaaaggagaggctgggagcttgggtcatcagggggtgtggccagcctgaaaacaaccatcagcccctcacccagactggccaggcaccccagcgggatgcccccactctgaaggggctgtgggcagcctcaaaatggccctcagcccctcacccaggctggccaggcacccaatagggacccccaccctgaagggggtgtggccagcctgaaaacagccctcagcccctcacccaggctggccacacccccatggggtgagggtccccactgtgcggcttgaccagcctgcaaacagccatcagcccttcacccaggctggccaggcccccccccccatgggacccccaccctgatccgggacacccttcagggcaaaccagccagccctgacccgtgcaccaggtctctatcctatataataaaaggataatatgcaaattgaccctaacagtagaacgactgggaatgactggtcactgacacacactgactaccagggggcagacgctcaatgcaggagatgccccctggtggtcagtgcgctcccacagtgggagctctgctcagccacaagccaggctgacggctgtcagcacagcggtggtggcgggagtctctcccgcctcctcagcagcactaaggatgtccaactgaagcttaggcctgctccccgctggcaagtggacatacccaGAGGGCTCCCGGGCAGCCAGAGGaatttctgactgccagcttaggccagttcccctggggagcgggcctaagccagcaggtagacaccccccaaggggtcccagattgcgagagggcacaagccgggctgagggaccctccccccaccccgagtgcacaaatttttatgcactggccctctagtcaaagcataatatgctaataatatgctaggGCTGATCAACTGctcgctctgatgtgcactgaccaccagggggcagatgctctgaccaataggttagcttgctgctggggtccagccaattgggacagAGATtggctggacataccctggagcactcctgtggtccctccccagctagccaacctcccgcattccCTCTCTggcccggtggggtcccttggcctggcctgcaccctcttgcaatctggaacccctcagaggatgtcagagagctgatttcagcctgatcctgcaggccatgccaagggaccccactggtgcacgaattcgtgcaccaggcctctagtgttaaataatgtGTCCTCAattaattgtgtttatttttcatacctttatttaattgtatttacttatttgagAGAAGGAGACATCAATTTGATGTTccatgtatttatgcattcattggttgattcttatacatgccctgactgggggtcaaacctgcaactttaGTGAACTGGGACAACACTCTAAGCAATTGAGTTATctggccagggctttcctttattttttaaaaaacaatggagtttatttttgaaataggCCAGTGTCGATtcctctccagccccacctcACCATCCACATGTTCAGTTggcataaaataaacaaaagtaatATCCTCAGTAAAAACTTCAtgatttataaagataaaaagtaCAAGTCTCCCTCCTGGTTTCTGCCTACCACTTGCACCCCTGACAGACACTCAAACCTGATGACAGACAGTCCCTTTCCTCAGCAGGAACCACATGTCAGCATTCTTCAAAAACAAACGCCTATAAACATGTCCTTTAGGGAACACAGACACGTGGAATTTATCTGTTCCTCAGTCACCAGTTTGCACTTTAATACACAGGGTTTTGGTGGgcgtttttatttgtttttgtagtCTCCCtttaaattctgaaaattaaGCTAAAAAAACCCCGCCTTTCCCAAATTCTACTTCCTCaatattcttttcctttgtgttaaaaacaaaaacaaaacaaaaaagctacCAAGAGTATCCCAGCTTCTGATATCGATGAATTTCCTAACTGAAGAGAGCAAGAACagtaatttcttttctcttacaaAACTTTGGCTTTTTAACTTAGTCTTCCAAAGGATATGTTTTCTGCATAATTTAATTCAAATGTAATGGAATATCTAGGAGTACAGGGTGAGACCCAGCCCCTAACCAGGAAGAGCTTAGTGCTTGTatgttggagggagggaggcggacGGGAGAGGAGCAAATACTGTAAAATAAGTTATTAAAAGCTGAAGAAGAGGCTGGGACCCGGCCTGGTTAAGTGAAAAGGACAGCAAAGTGCTCCCACTGACTGGTAGAAACAAACTCGCACTCTTGTGTGCTTCCCAGCttcctccctgcttcctcctaTGGCCACCTTCTTCCCCCACACTACGCTGTCTGAGCATAAATGCTTCCAAATGATTGTGATTGCTCCTAGTGGACTTGGATTAGAATAACAGTGCCTAAGGGCTGAAATGACAAAGTCCAATCAGAAACAGCACTATTTATCACTGTGCAGACACTTTTATGTGTGATTTTGCCTCCATAATTATCCTAAGGGGGCGATAGGGGTCCTGCCCAGATCctggaagtaaaaaataaacaaaattagagtTCTGATGCTTTAAACAAGTGAGGAAGGATCCAATAAAAGTGCACTCTCTTCTGAAGTGAAAAACTACCTAATAGCTCTGGAGAGTACATCAATCTCTGTTCTCTTCATGACAAAGCGACAGTGTGACAATTTTGGCTTAATCATCTTACAATAGTCATTATAAAGTCTGTTTTTATTCTAAATGAGCCAGAACACCAGAGAATCTACCAACTTGTCCTTCCCTCATTTCCATTGCTATGGTCCTCTTATAGAAACAACAGGTCAGGAGAAAGGTACAAAATGTCAGCATGTGTAATATTTTTTCATCAAGTCAGCgatttttatgtgaacatatttgtgtatttttttggagaaatatctTCTTGCTTTCAGGCTGAGTCTGCAAATAAGGCACTCAAATCACTAGAAAAGAGAAACCATGCGAAACTGAAAAGGTTACTAAAGATAGTGTTAGGTTATTCTAATTATTTGAAAAGTCTGTTAGTAAATAGCTAGTATATTGCTTCTTGCTTCAAAATGTAATAATTTTGGATGTGAAAGTTACCCATCTCAGATGAAAATTCTGGACCACATTAACATTGAATAGAATATTTATTGTGACTTCTTCCCCTGTGATACAAGATTGTTTATTTTTCCGAGCTCTCCAAATGAGACAGTTGCAGAACCTCTTTCAGCTGGTTTTGCCTGAAATTAATGAGAAAGATTAAAGACATCAGAAATAGATAAATATGTAGTCCTAATGAACCCCTTCATGCTGTCTTGTATTGAAAAACACCCCCCACCCtaagtaaataaacaataaacagcATATGGAAACATAAGTCCACTAAGAAAACTGATTGGTCTTACTGTTACCTGTGAATCATGATATTTCCATCCTATCATATAATAGATCTGATATGTGGCAGGCACTGAACCATCCTCATTTCTGTACATTTCTATAAAGACAAACAATGGTTAAAGTCTGAAAAGATGCCAGTAGGAAAAATAATTTGCTCAACAAAAGTCGTATCCTCCAAAGAAAATGGATATTAGGAACTTGTGGGATTCTGAAAATGCCTCCCATGAAAAACCCTCTACACCTGAGAAGCTGACAGTAGGGAAGGAGTAAGGACTGTttggaaagggagatggagacacGGGATCTGAGTTTGGAAGGGAGGACAAGAAATCTGATGGTGCCCGGCtggggtggttcagtggttgaggattgacctatggaccagaaaGTCacggttgattcccggtcaggtcacatgcctgagttgtgggcttgctccccagtgtagggtgtgcaagaggcagccaatcaatgattctctctcatcatggaagtttctgtttatctctccttctcccttcttctctgaaatcaataaaaatatattaaaagaaaaaaaaatctgatggtgccttaagaggaaaggaaaaagcacTGGCAACGTTAAGGGATATACATGGCAGGACACATTTCTCAGTGATTCCCGGGTGGCGAAAGGGCTGGCTCCCTTACCTTGGTACACCGCTGCAGCCGCCAGCATCGTGTCTCGGTGCAGGAGAGCTTTTCTATTCCAGGCACAGTTACTCTCACCCATTCCTAAAAGTACACTACAGGCAGTTGGAGATAATACAGCAAAAACCCTGAGCAGCTCAATAAATACCACAGATTTACTTTTATCTCCTAAATAGTATACCATGCTCTAATAGTCATGCAAAACATCCTAAATAATCTCATTTTGCTTTCAGAATGCAGCAAGGCTTCTTAGTGACTCTAAGGCAAAACTACCTGGAGCGTCTGGATATCAAGACAGTGAAGAAGTCAAATTTCAGGAGGCTAGCCCCATAGCACACTTTACTTGCCAGAAATGGTCTAAAGTGAGCCAGTAGGGCCCAGGCCGGGGGGCTCAGTCGGAGTgtcgttccatacaccaaaaggttttgggttgtgggttcaatccctggtccgggcatgtatgggaggcaagctatcgatgtttttttttctctctctctcttaaccctcctctctctaaaatcaatgaacatatcttagggtgaggattaaataaacaaacaaacaaacaaataaagtgAGCCAGTTGGGCAAAAAGGAAAGTGAGTGGCCCTCACAGTGAGTCATTAGGAGCTGCCAAGTGCCTTTCGAAGGATGCCACATTTTATGCCCCTTTTAGCTGCTGTTCAAAGGAGGACAGGACACTGTTACAATGCCTCACCCCTTCTAAGCCATAAATGTAATATGATCATGAAACCGGGAAAAGGGCTCTGAGACTTGTTAGATAATACCAactaatgcaggggtgggcaaactttttgactcgagggccacaatgggttcttaaactggaccggagggccggaacaaaagcatggatggagtgtttgtgtgaactaatataaattcaaagtaaacatcattacataaaaggatacggtctttttttttttttagttttattcatttcaaacgggccggatccggcccgtgggccgtagtttgcccacagctgaactAATGTGTTGTCCcagattaggaaaaaaattagGTACCTTCTTTTCAGGGGCACTTtccttaatgttttaaaattcatttttagatttctttctttcaagtTGATAGCTAAAAGCTACATTTGATTTTTCCTAATGCatatacttaaataaaattactttgtAAGGCTACATTTTAAACTACTCCTCAATATTAAAAGGATTTCAAAAGCAAAATCCTTTATATTTATTGTCTATCTACTACATGACTAGAAATCagtttcttggttttgtttttctactaTCACAAAAGAAACCAATAAACTTTTCAACATCAATGTTCtttattggtttaaaaataatattccaaGTTTTCATGCCTTTTTTGAAAACAATCAACAAATTTGCTGTACTAAGTAaacctttttcttctctccaatCCTAAAAGGCTCCTATTATTCCCTAAAATAATGAATCTCTAATACTAAACGCAATGCCCCGCATCCTGTGAGTATAACAGCCCAATTCATGAAGAACAACAGACAAACCCAGGAAGAAAAAGGTGGATCTCAGAGCAATGGCTCTGCGTCAgactggagcagtggttctcaaccttggctgcacattagaatcacctgggaatctttttaatatcctgatttctgggcctcatcctccgggaattctgtttctttgttatggggtgaggccacaacattagtaccaaagaaacagaatttccagaggacgaggcccagaaatcaggattttaaaaggattcccaggtgattctaatgtgcatccaaggttaagaaccactggacTGGAGGATCTCCCAGGTTTCCAATGCTGACATTTTGGACCCATTacataatctaattttaaaacattctcctGCATAGTGAGTATCAACTATAGGTAAACTGGGCTCATGCTGGAAGAGTCTATTgctgatgatggtggtggtttcCAAGACTGACGATTAGATAACAGGCAGCACCCATGAAAAAcaggtttcattttttaaatgtaaatatttaatgcaTTTCTATGAAATGCCTTCTAAATAACCGTTATTGGGATCTGCTAATTGAGATTACTAGGCACAATGCTTTTCCTGAAGGTCTGACCTAGGCGTAATGCTCTTTCTGATACAGATATTCAAGAGCACTACTATACAGCATGGCCAGCATCTCTGCCGCCAGGGCAACCCACCCTCTCACAGGGACATGCATGGCCACCCCGAACTTCCCTCCTTGCAGAAGCACTGTGATGGCACAAAGACTGAGGGATCAGAATCCCAGTTCTGACCCTTCTGTGACCGGAAGCAAAGTCATTTAATCTCTACTAAACTCAGTTTTGTGATCTTCAAAGTGGAATGATAACACTTCCTAACGCATCCTAATGAGCCTGTACTGAAGACCACATGGGAAACACATCTGGGGACTCCTGAGCAGCTCTGCACTTTGGCATAACAGAAAAATCTGGAAGGAGGTAACTGATTAAGACTTTCACAGTGTTTTTAAGGTTAAGTTCAactgtttattaaaaaaatctgatttattCCAGTTTACTAGGAAAAATACTGAGTATtgtctaaaaaaattaataataataactgaacTTACCTTAAAACTACTGTGATAGCCTCCAAAACTTTTCATGCATTCATCGCTGATATACAACTTGTTTTGTAAAGTTAGGTCAACATTCTTGACTTTTTTCTGTGAATTAATAATAATGGCAGCTTGAATGAGAAATGCCACAACcattaagaaaaatgtataatgCAATGTAAAATTCGAAAAAACAATTTGAAGGTAGCACCATCTTCCAGTCTGCAAAGCCGCACACCTGGAATTCTCCCACGCTTCTCCCTCCTCCATGCATCCCCTGACCACCTCTTACAGTCTCAGCTGCCTCTGACCTCTTATCAGGAGGGTAGTAAAGACTTCAGGATCTGAATTAGGCTGCTACACTAGGTTTAAaccctggctctaccacttactaaaTACATCACCATGAACAAGTGACttctctttgtgcctcaatttcctcaggCAGAACAAGAGGTTAACTATGGTAGCTCTAGTCTCACCTTCCTCATAAATATGCTCATAAACATAGCTGCAGGGTGATCCCTCTGACACGCTAACCTGATTATCTTTCCTCTGTGCAAAATTCTTCCAAGACACTACCAGGCTCACCTGAGAAAATCCAGAAGCTTCTGATGGCCTCTCCTGCATCATTTCCCATCACCCCCACATTCTACATGCCCAAGCAGTACTGCAGTACTGTACAGTTCCTTCATTAGGGAAGTGTGCACCCTCTTACATCTCTACCTTTACACAGCCCACTTTCTTGGCTCGGAATGCAATGCCCGCCCTGCCCCAAGCCTGCACCCACTCTTCATTCTCCTGGCAAGCCCATTTAGCTGAGGTGCTGCCTCTTCTGCTAAGCATCCCTGACTCCCTAAGAAGGTTTAGGGGCTTTTACTCATTTCTCCCTGTATTGATCTCATTTTACAGCTAAATACAGATGTCTGTCTCTCCACAGAGCATAAGCTCCCTGACATCAGGAACTGTGTATTCCTATCACTGTGTATTCCTATTCCTATCATTTATTCCTATGCTCAATAAGTGGTAAGTGAATGAATATAAACTCAATCAGTTAATGTTTGTAGCTACTTTGTTAGTTATCATTTTTACAAGTAATCTTTAAATAATTCCTCTTAAACCTTCTAAGGACAGGAAATATCTAAGACTAAAACACATGATTTGTGTAAAAGACTATAGAGTAAAAATAGGGCATTGGCAAAGCCTCTTAAAGGTAAATAAAAGGCAACAGTTGCCCCAAATAATGATCAATTTAAAGTCCAGGTTATCACCTGGGAGGGGGTAGGAGTCAACCTTCTAGTTTACAGCTTTGTTTGGAtgatagttaaaaataaaagccgCTGTACACTTAAGATTAGTGCATTTTACTGAATGTCCATCTAACTTCAatggaaaaaaaccccacatagaTCAAATACCCAGTATAGGACTCTGGATTCAAATCATAGCTCCAGACTTACTGTGATCACAGACAAGATACTTAACTTCTCGATGTCTCAatgtgctcatctgtaaaattaggatACTAGGAAATCTCAAAGAACTGCACCTGACACAGAGTAAGTACTCTAGTTTCAAATCAGAGGGTCGCAACCTCTTTCAACTGATAGGTCTAATTTCtagtctctcttttctttcttgaaatgAATCATAAGCATAGCATTTTTTGTGCagcagaacaaaaataaatgctgTATTTGAAAAGTACCCTTATCATAACAGTGAATGATAAATTACCAGCATACCATCATCTCTCAAGCTTTCCAGTAAAGGGGCTCGGTGATCAGGGGGAGCCAAGTGTTCGGGGCAGTGCTCAGGAGGGAGTGTGTGAGTTATTACTGCTTCCCTGTCACGGTGGGCTGCACGCTAAGGCTGCCAGGCCCTGTACTGAAGTATAATAAATAAAGAATGACTATAATAGTAAGTTTTCCGCTACACGTCTTTCCCCTTGTGGTTCTCAAAGGAGGTTGGGCAATGGCTCAAATGGACCTGTTACAAATGGTTAGCTATGAGAAGCAGTAGAATCAGGTAAGAGCGTTCCAGTGCAAGAGTCAAGAAGGCAAGAGTTTAGCACCTAATTCTTCTACTAGGAGGTAAGTGTTCTCTTTTAGGCCTCCTTTTTCTCACTTGTAATGCAGAGATGAAGTAGTTACCAGAGAGTGGTTGAGGGAAGCAAGTGCAATAACGATTACAAAAAAACTATAAGTCTGTAAAcaaagtatttctttttataatcctCTTGCTTTAAATCACTTTGTTTTCAGGATCCAGATGAAGGCTCCCTGGTTTCACACAACACACCTTTAATCCACATAGCTTCCCCATTCATCAAACTTGTTTATGACATTTGTGTAACAAAAGAATCCAACCTCACAGATGCTCATGGGGTTGGGGGTAAGTTGAGGCTTTCTGAAGAGAAAGTCACTTTTCCAGTAGCCCTCAGTGGTAGCTGTGTGTTTTTGCATACCTCACCTCtttcatggctgggggcagggtctGTGTCCTCGTAGCTGCTCCAAGCCTCTTCCAAGTCATTACTTCTCGGCCTATTAAAACCCTTGCCCTGCTGAGACCCACACCACTCCTGCTGCTGTCAGATATCAGGCTCCCAGGCCCTCCTGTCATTCACCTGGTTCAATTTCCCTCTGTGCCCTAAGTCCTGCCACCAGCACAGATGATTTCACTGTTAATAACCAACTGTCAAGTACCATGGCCTCTAAGATTTCTTAAGTCTCCTCATCACTAATGGACCTCTCCATCGCGCCTATAACATGTTCCAAAATCATTAATTCAAAGATCCCATCTGCTGACCATTTCCTGTGCTCCAGCGTTCTTGGTATTTCAACCATAATCACTCTCTGACCACCTTAGGATCACTTGTGCACGTCTCCTCTATTTTTTGCCAATCCATtagcttgttctttttttctttcaaagtacCGTTCCTTCCAGCTTAGATTATTTCAATTACACtcttggaattatttttaaatttttcaattacagtg is a window of Myotis daubentonii chromosome 8, mMyoDau2.1, whole genome shotgun sequence DNA encoding:
- the NDUFAF5 gene encoding arginine-hydroxylase NDUFAF5, mitochondrial isoform X6 → MFGGDTLYELRCSLQLAETEREGGFSPHISPFTAVNDLGHLLGRAGFNTLTVDTDEIQVNYPGMFELMEDLQGMGESNCAWNRKALLHRDTMLAAAAVYQEMYRNEDGSVPATYQIYYMIGWKYHDSQAKPAERGSATVSFGELGKINNLVSQGKKSQ